The following coding sequences are from one Coffea arabica cultivar ET-39 chromosome 11e, Coffea Arabica ET-39 HiFi, whole genome shotgun sequence window:
- the LOC113719273 gene encoding pentatricopeptide repeat-containing protein At5g50390, chloroplastic: MDMWVGVDQIRSRTKLSYPVIEPTILFGEKESFWLSNQKICYNRSSFSQKIRCSFTEQGLKPRPKLHNPVPKPMKNKQSWGNEHAEVMVDGSFSSGICGKIEKLVLQGKYHEALELFEILECKSIEDNLLNSSTYDAMVRACIGLKSVRGVKRVLNCMVSCGFKPDQYLSNRLLLMHVKCGMMIDARKLFDDMPERNLVSWNMIIGGLVDSGDYLEAFRLFFMMWEEFPDAGSRTFAMMIRASAGLQLISPGRQLHSLALKMDATDDIYVSCALIDMYSKCGNIANARRIFDEMPEKTTVGWNSIMAGYALHGYSEEVMNMYYEMQGSGVKMDHFTFSIIIRACTRLASLEHAKQAHAGLVRHGFGLDIVANTALMDFYSKWGRLEDARNVFEKMPRKNVISWNALIAGYGNHGRGIEAVELFERMISEGFVPNHVTFLAVLSACSYSGLSDHGWKIFESMSKVYKIKPRAMHYACMIELLGQEGLLDEAFSLIRDAPFEPTLNMWAALLTACRVHKNLVLGKFAAEKLYGMEPEKLSNYIVLLNIYNNSGKLQEAAGVVQTLKKKGLRMFPACTWIDIKKQPYVFFSGDKWHPQTNEIYAKLDKMMQEISEHGYVLESKSFLADVDNHEEELRLHHSERLAISFGLINTVDLTPLHLVQSHRICCDCHNAIKLMSLVTKREIVIRDGSRFHRFKSGTCSCGDYW; encoded by the coding sequence ATGGATATGTGGGTTGGGGTGGATCAGATACGTAGTCGGACTAAACTTTCCTATCCAGTGATAGAGCCCACGATATTGTTTGGAGAAAAGGAGAGTTTTTGGCTGTCTAATCAGAAAATATGTTATAACAGAAGCTCGTTTTCTCAGAAGATTAGATGTAGTTTTACAGAACAGGGATTGAAACCACGTCCAAAACTTCATAATCCTGTTCCTAAACCTATGAAAAATAAGCAGAGTTGGGGGAATGAACATGCTGAAGTGATGGTGGATGGAAGTTTCAGCTCTGGAATTTGTGGGAAGATAGAGAAATTGGTTTTGCAGGGGAAGTACCATGAAGCTCTTGAATTGTTTGAGATCTTAGAATGCAAATCCATTGAGGATAATCTACTGAATAGCAGTACTTATGATGCTATGGTGCGCGCTTGTATTGGCTTGAAATCTGTTAGGGGAGTCAAACGGGTGTTAAATTGTATGGTTAGCTGTGGGTTTAAGCCAGATCAGTACTTGAGCAACAGGTTGTTGCTGATGCATGTGAAATGTGGTATGATGATAGATGCCCGGAAGTTATTCGATGACATGCCTGAAAGAAACCTGGTTTCATGGAATATGATAATTGGGGGGCTTGTGGACTCTGGGGACTATCTTGAGGCATTTCGGTTGTTCTTCATGATGTGGGAGGAGTTTCCTGATGCAGGGTCGCGCACATTTGCAATGATGATTCGAGCATCTGCTGGTTTGCAGTTAATCTCTCCAGGAAGACAATTACACTCTTTGGCTTTAAAGATGGATGCTACAGATGATATTTATGTGTCTTGTGCTTTGATTGACATGTATAGCAAATGTGGTAACATTGCAAATGCGAGGCGTATTTTTGATGAAATGCCAGAGAAAACTACAGTAGGGTGGAACAGTATTATGGCAGGCTATGCATTACATGGTTATAGCGAGGAAGTTATGAACATGTATTATGAAATGCAAGGTTCGGGTGTAAAGATGGACCATTTCACATTTTCAATCATTATAAGAGCATGTACGAGGTTGGCTTCGCTAGAGCATGCCAAACAAGCTCATGCAGGCCTAGTTCGTCATGGTTTTGGGTTGGACATTGTTGCTAATACTGCGCTTATGGACTTCTATAGCAAATGGGGCCGATTAGAGGATGCAAGAAATGTTTTTGAGAAAATGCCCCGAAAGAACGTTATTTCTTGGAATGCGCTGATAGCTGGATATGGTAATCATGGTCGAGGAATTGAGGCTGTTGAGCTATTTGAGCGAATGATTTCTGAAGGGTTTGTTCCTAATCATGTGACATTTCTTGCTGTTTTATCCGCTTGTAGTTATTCAGGGTTATCAGACcatggctggaaaatatttGAGTCAATGAGTAAAGTTTACAAAATAAAGCCTCGAGCAATGCACTACGCGTGTATGATTGAGTTGCTAGGTCAAGAAGGACTTCTGGATGAAGCTTTTTCATTAATAAGAGATGCTCCATTTGAGCCAACCTTGAATATGTGGGCTGCCTTGCTTACTGCCTGTAGGGTCCATAAAAATCTTGTGCTTGGGAAATTTGCTGCCGAGAAACTTTATGGGATGGAGCCAGAAAAGCTGAGTAATTACATAGTTCTCTTGAATATCTACAATAACTCTGGAAAGTTGCAGGAAGCAGCTGGCGTTGTACAAACTTTGAAGAAAAAGGGTCTGAGAATGTTTCCTGCATGCACTTGGATAGACATCAAAAAGCAGCCCTATGTTTTCTTCTCTGGAGATAAGTGGCACCCCCAAACCAATGAAATCTATGCAAAATTAGACAAAATGATGCAGGAGATCTCTGAACATGGCTATGTTCTCGAAAGCAAGTCGTTTCTTGCTGATGTGGACAATCATGAAGAAGAATTACGACTTCATCATAGTGAAAGGTTGGCAATTTCCTTTGGTCTAATCAACACAGTTGATTTGACACCATTGCATCTTGTCCAGAGCCATAGGATCTGTTGTGATTGTCATAATGCAATCAAATTGATGAGTTTGGTTACAAAGCGAGAAATTGTCATCAGGGATGGCAGCAGATTTCATCGATTTAAAAGTGGGACTTGTTCCTGTGGTGATTACTGGTGA